Proteins from one Pseudarthrobacter sp. BIM B-2242 genomic window:
- a CDS encoding glucose-6-phosphate isomerase, with protein MSTLSYDATGAAQQALEQHVPTLVADRIATRIFAKDHTLWGPEAEAESAVRLGWVEAATVSQALVPGILELRDALKSDGVSRIVLCGMGGSSLAPEVIAGTAGVELTVLDSTDPDQVRAALADRLAETAIVVSSKSGSTLETDSQRRIFEHAFTAAGIDAKSRIIIVTDPGSPLDKASREAGYRAVFNADPNVGGRYSALTAFGLVPSGLAGVDIQAFLDEAEEAAEILNEDAPENIGLALGAALGGTSPLRDKIVIAEDGSGIVGFADWAEQLIAESTGKSGTGVLPVVAGPAAPEVGSGAADVLVVRLVAADADVELGENEAAIAGGLATQMMVWEFATAVAGRLLGINPFDQPDVEAAKVAARGLLDAQPEPTPAAFVDGAIEVRGGDWLRGAHTAEEAVGALLGTLDDESYLSVQAYFDRLAFAELEGIRDQLAGTSGRPVTFGWGPRFLHSTGQFHKGGPAIGVFLQVTAAPAEDLAIPDRPFTFGELISAQAAGDAQVLAGHGRPVLRLHLTDRTAGVAQLQEIITAVAAQSASVSDS; from the coding sequence ATGAGCACTCTCAGCTACGACGCCACCGGTGCCGCGCAGCAGGCACTTGAGCAGCATGTGCCCACTCTTGTGGCGGACCGGATTGCGACCCGGATCTTCGCGAAGGACCATACCCTGTGGGGTCCGGAGGCCGAGGCCGAGTCTGCTGTCCGCCTGGGCTGGGTCGAGGCGGCTACCGTCTCGCAGGCCCTGGTTCCGGGGATCCTTGAGCTCCGTGATGCCCTGAAGTCCGACGGCGTGTCCCGCATCGTGCTTTGTGGCATGGGCGGATCCTCGCTGGCTCCCGAGGTTATCGCCGGTACCGCTGGCGTCGAGCTGACCGTGCTGGACAGCACGGACCCCGATCAGGTCCGTGCCGCCCTCGCGGACCGGCTGGCCGAGACCGCGATTGTGGTCTCGTCCAAGTCCGGTTCCACGCTGGAAACTGATTCCCAGCGCAGGATTTTCGAGCACGCCTTCACCGCGGCCGGGATCGACGCGAAGAGCCGGATCATCATCGTCACCGACCCCGGCTCCCCGCTGGATAAGGCCTCCCGCGAGGCCGGCTACCGGGCCGTGTTCAATGCGGATCCCAACGTCGGCGGCCGGTACTCGGCCCTGACCGCGTTCGGGCTGGTCCCCTCGGGCCTGGCCGGCGTGGATATCCAGGCGTTCCTGGACGAGGCCGAGGAAGCCGCCGAGATCCTCAACGAGGATGCGCCGGAGAACATCGGTCTGGCCCTGGGCGCGGCCCTGGGCGGAACCAGCCCGCTGCGGGACAAGATCGTCATTGCCGAGGACGGGTCCGGGATTGTGGGTTTCGCGGACTGGGCCGAACAGCTCATCGCCGAATCCACCGGAAAGTCCGGCACCGGGGTCCTGCCGGTCGTGGCCGGCCCGGCGGCGCCCGAGGTCGGCTCCGGTGCCGCTGATGTGCTGGTGGTGCGGCTGGTTGCTGCTGATGCCGACGTCGAACTCGGTGAGAACGAGGCGGCCATTGCCGGCGGGCTCGCCACCCAGATGATGGTGTGGGAATTCGCCACGGCCGTTGCCGGCCGGTTGCTGGGGATCAACCCGTTCGACCAGCCGGATGTGGAGGCGGCGAAGGTCGCCGCCCGCGGCCTGCTGGACGCCCAGCCCGAACCCACACCGGCCGCCTTTGTGGACGGTGCCATCGAGGTCCGCGGCGGTGACTGGCTCCGCGGTGCCCACACGGCCGAGGAAGCCGTCGGTGCCCTTCTGGGAACGCTTGATGATGAGAGCTACCTCAGTGTCCAGGCCTACTTCGACCGCCTGGCTTTCGCCGAGCTTGAAGGCATCCGGGACCAGCTCGCCGGCACCAGCGGCCGTCCGGTCACCTTTGGCTGGGGACCGCGGTTCCTGCACTCCACCGGGCAGTTCCACAAGGGCGGCCCCGCGATCGGCGTGTTCCTCCAGGTCACCGCGGCACCCGCCGAGGATCTGGCCATCCCGGACCGTCCCTTCACCTTCGGGGAACTGATCTCCGCGCAGGCCGCCGGGGACGCCCAGGTCCTGGCCGGTCACGGCCGCCCGGTCCTGCGCCTGCACCTCACCGACCGCACCGCCGGCGTTGCACAGCTGCAGGAGATCATCACCGCTGTCGCCGCCCAGTCCGCATCCGTCTCCGACAGCTAA
- a CDS encoding ABC transporter permease, with protein MTATPAAAERQAPAALLRRILLQGKYEAVTMLRNGEQLILAVVLPLLALVGLTVTPLLDGFGASRINVAVPGILALCALSTAFTGQGIATGFDRRYGVLRFLSTTPLGRPGLIAGKVLAVLTVLTLQVLVVTAVALPLGWTPPAPGWLPGVALLGLGAAAFTALGLLVAGTVRPEATLAITNLLWILLGALGGIVIPPGRLPAAAQDIVHYLPSGALGEALREAFLFGTVNFGAALILLIWTLLAGAAAIRWFKWN; from the coding sequence ATGACAGCCACTCCCGCCGCCGCTGAACGCCAGGCGCCCGCCGCCCTTCTCCGGCGCATCCTGCTCCAGGGAAAATACGAAGCCGTCACCATGCTCAGGAACGGCGAGCAGCTTATCCTCGCGGTGGTCCTGCCATTGCTTGCCCTGGTGGGGCTGACCGTCACACCCCTTCTTGACGGTTTCGGCGCCAGCCGGATCAATGTAGCCGTCCCGGGCATCCTGGCACTTTGTGCACTGTCCACTGCGTTTACCGGTCAAGGGATCGCCACCGGCTTTGACCGCCGCTACGGCGTCCTTCGCTTCCTCTCCACCACGCCGCTGGGCCGCCCGGGGCTCATCGCCGGCAAGGTCCTGGCCGTCCTCACCGTGCTGACCCTGCAGGTCCTGGTGGTCACCGCCGTTGCATTGCCGCTCGGCTGGACGCCGCCGGCGCCAGGTTGGCTGCCGGGCGTCGCACTGCTGGGCCTGGGCGCCGCGGCGTTCACCGCGCTGGGGCTGCTGGTTGCCGGCACCGTCCGGCCGGAGGCTACCCTGGCCATCACAAACCTGCTGTGGATTCTGCTCGGTGCGCTGGGCGGCATCGTTATTCCTCCCGGCCGGCTGCCCGCCGCTGCCCAGGACATAGTGCACTACCTGCCCTCCGGCGCACTGGGTGAGGCCTTGCGCGAGGCCTTTCTCTTCGGCACCGTTAATTTTGGTGCCGCCCTAATCCTGCTGATCTGGACACTCCTTGCCGGCGCAGCAGCCATCCGTTGGTTCAAGTGGAATTGA
- a CDS encoding heme o synthase — translation MTATVSTTDTPLNASPSTGGARLARKAKAYFALTKPRVIELLLVSTLPTMIYAERGFPPIGLILATLVGGAFAAGSAGAFNCYFDRDIDKLMHRTENRPLVTGEVTPREALVFAWLLGAAAIAILWFWANPLAAWLGLAAIFFYVVIYTLILKRRTAQNIVWGGAAGCFPVVIAWAAVTNTVEWPAIILFMVIFLWTPPHYWPLSMRYGEDYRNANVPMLGAIAGAKVVSVQVVLYAWAMVACSLLMVPAGGAGWVYTVTAVLAGAWFLYESHALYSRAQREDISDKRAMKVFHGSISYLTLLFIALAVDPFIGSAIIG, via the coding sequence GTGACTGCCACCGTGAGCACAACCGATACGCCGCTGAATGCTTCCCCCTCCACAGGGGGAGCCCGGCTGGCCCGCAAGGCCAAGGCGTATTTCGCCCTCACCAAACCGCGTGTGATTGAGCTGTTGCTCGTCAGTACGCTGCCCACCATGATTTACGCCGAGCGGGGTTTCCCGCCGATCGGACTGATCCTCGCCACGTTGGTTGGCGGCGCCTTCGCGGCCGGCAGCGCCGGGGCATTCAACTGCTACTTTGACCGCGACATCGACAAACTGATGCACCGCACGGAAAACCGGCCCCTCGTCACCGGCGAGGTGACGCCCCGGGAGGCGCTGGTCTTTGCCTGGCTGCTCGGAGCCGCCGCCATTGCCATTCTTTGGTTCTGGGCCAACCCGCTGGCTGCCTGGCTTGGGTTAGCCGCGATCTTCTTCTATGTGGTGATTTACACGTTGATCCTGAAACGCCGCACTGCACAGAACATTGTGTGGGGCGGGGCCGCCGGCTGTTTCCCCGTCGTTATTGCCTGGGCCGCCGTGACCAACACCGTGGAATGGCCGGCCATCATCCTGTTTATGGTGATTTTCCTGTGGACGCCGCCGCACTACTGGCCGCTGTCGATGCGCTACGGCGAAGATTACCGCAACGCCAATGTGCCCATGCTTGGCGCCATTGCCGGCGCCAAGGTAGTCTCCGTCCAGGTTGTCCTCTATGCCTGGGCCATGGTGGCCTGCTCTCTGCTGATGGTTCCGGCCGGCGGTGCGGGCTGGGTGTACACGGTCACGGCGGTCCTGGCCGGAGCATGGTTCCTCTACGAATCACATGCCCTGTACAGCCGGGCACAGCGCGAAGACATCTCCGACAAACGGGCCATGAAGGTCTTCCACGGCTCCATCAGCTACCTGACCCTGCTGTTTATCGCCCTGGCAGTGGATCCGTTCATCGGCTCCGCCATCATCGGCTAA
- the tal gene encoding transaldolase, whose amino-acid sequence MTTPTQQLSDAGVSIWLDDLSRSRLETGTLRKLIEEKNVVGVTTNPSIFHAAITSGTDYDATIAAQAAAGASIEETIFEITTTDVADACDLFAPVAAATKGVDGRVSIEVDPRLAWDTAGTIAEAKHLYKKVNKDNVHIKIPATLEGLEAITATLAEGISVNVTLIFSLERYRAVINAFQSGLEQAKENGHDLSTIHSVASFFVSRVDSEIDKRLDALGTDEAKALKGKAGVANARLAYQVYEELFATERWALLAEAGALPQRPLWASTGVKDPAYPDTLYVTELVAPGVVNTMPEKTLDATFDHGVVTGDTITGTYAEANATLDALDALGISYNEVVALLESEGLDKFVASWKELLADVEGALATARKAS is encoded by the coding sequence ATGACTACCCCTACACAGCAGCTCTCCGACGCCGGAGTATCCATCTGGCTCGATGACCTTTCCCGCAGCCGCCTCGAAACCGGGACCCTGCGCAAGCTCATCGAAGAGAAGAACGTGGTTGGTGTGACCACCAACCCCTCGATCTTCCACGCCGCCATCACGTCCGGCACGGACTACGACGCCACCATTGCCGCCCAGGCAGCAGCCGGGGCCAGCATCGAAGAGACCATCTTCGAAATCACCACCACCGACGTCGCTGACGCCTGCGACCTGTTCGCCCCCGTGGCAGCAGCAACCAAGGGTGTGGACGGCCGCGTGTCCATCGAAGTTGACCCGCGCCTGGCCTGGGACACGGCCGGCACCATCGCCGAGGCCAAGCACCTGTACAAAAAGGTCAACAAGGACAACGTCCACATCAAGATCCCGGCAACCCTTGAAGGCCTGGAAGCGATTACCGCTACCCTCGCCGAGGGCATCAGCGTCAACGTGACCCTGATCTTCTCGCTCGAGCGCTACCGCGCCGTCATCAACGCCTTCCAGTCCGGCCTCGAACAGGCCAAGGAAAACGGGCACGACCTGTCCACGATCCACTCGGTGGCCTCCTTCTTCGTCTCCCGCGTGGACTCCGAGATCGACAAGCGACTCGACGCCCTCGGCACCGATGAAGCCAAGGCACTCAAGGGCAAAGCCGGCGTGGCCAACGCCCGCCTGGCCTACCAGGTCTACGAGGAGCTGTTCGCCACCGAACGCTGGGCCTTGCTGGCCGAAGCCGGCGCCCTTCCCCAGCGTCCCCTGTGGGCTTCCACCGGCGTCAAGGACCCGGCCTACCCGGACACCCTGTACGTCACGGAGCTCGTAGCCCCCGGCGTGGTCAACACCATGCCGGAGAAGACCCTCGACGCCACGTTCGATCACGGCGTCGTGACCGGAGACACCATCACCGGCACCTACGCGGAGGCTAACGCCACGCTGGATGCCCTCGACGCACTTGGCATCTCCTACAACGAGGTTGTCGCGCTCCTTGAATCCGAAGGCCTCGACAAGTTCGTGGCCAGCTGGAAGGAACTGCTGGCCGACGTCGAAGGCGCCCTCGCCACCGCACGGAAGGCATCCTAA
- the tkt gene encoding transketolase, producing MEEQELSWSDLDQRAVDTARVLAADAVEKVGNGHPGTAMSLAPAAYLLFQKLMRHDPRDPDWLGRDRFILSPGHTSLTLYIQLFLSGYGLELKDLQALRTWDSLTPGHPEYKHTAGVEITTGPLGQGLASSVGFAYSQRRMRGLFDADAAEGTSPFDHTIWVIASDGDIQEGVTSEASSLAGHQELGNLVVVYDENHISIEDDTDISFTEDVLKRYEAYGWHTQRVDWTETGEYVEDVQELYSALLAAKAETSKPSIISLRTIIGYPAPKKQNTGKIHGSALGAEEVAGLKSVLGFDPEKSFEVDQDVLAHARAVVDRGAAARKEWEESFNAWQAANTEGAALLQRIEARELPAGIDAALPVFEAGKDVSTRAASGKVLNALGPVMPELWGGSADLAESNNTTIEGSPSFVPASKQTDAWKGNPYGRVLHFGIREHAAASIVNGISLHGRTRAFSGTFLIFSDYQRPAIRLGALMGVPSLYVWTHDSIGLGEDGPTHQPVEQLATLRAIVGLDVVRPGDANEVAVAWKTMLENHENPAGIVLTRQNIPTYARGEGAADGDTFGSVAGVTKGGYVLAEAAKDGATVPADVLLIATGSEVQLAVQAREALQAEGIAARVISMPCVEWFNKQDAAYRESVLPAAVKARVSVEAGLALGWREFVGDAGRSVSLEHYGASADYKRLFKEFGITAEAVAAAAKDSLAGLQA from the coding sequence TTGGAAGAGCAAGAACTGTCATGGAGCGATTTGGACCAGCGCGCGGTGGACACCGCCCGTGTCCTGGCTGCGGATGCTGTGGAGAAGGTCGGCAACGGCCACCCCGGCACGGCCATGAGCCTTGCCCCGGCCGCGTACCTTCTCTTTCAGAAGCTGATGCGCCACGATCCCCGTGACCCGGACTGGCTGGGACGTGACCGGTTCATCCTGTCACCCGGCCACACCTCGCTGACCCTGTACATCCAGCTGTTTCTTTCCGGCTACGGCCTGGAACTGAAGGACCTGCAGGCGCTGCGCACCTGGGATTCGCTGACCCCGGGCCACCCTGAGTACAAGCACACCGCCGGTGTGGAGATCACCACCGGTCCGCTGGGCCAGGGCCTGGCTTCCTCGGTGGGCTTCGCGTACTCCCAGCGCCGGATGCGCGGCCTGTTCGACGCCGACGCTGCCGAGGGCACGTCCCCGTTTGACCACACCATCTGGGTCATCGCCTCCGACGGCGACATCCAGGAAGGCGTGACCTCCGAGGCTTCCTCGCTGGCCGGCCACCAGGAGCTGGGCAACCTCGTTGTGGTCTACGACGAGAACCACATCTCCATTGAGGACGACACCGACATCTCCTTCACCGAGGATGTCCTCAAGCGCTACGAGGCCTACGGCTGGCACACCCAGCGCGTGGACTGGACCGAGACGGGCGAGTACGTCGAAGACGTGCAGGAGCTCTACTCGGCCCTGCTCGCGGCGAAGGCAGAGACGTCCAAGCCGTCCATCATCTCGCTGCGGACCATCATCGGCTACCCGGCACCGAAGAAGCAGAACACCGGCAAGATCCACGGTTCCGCCCTCGGCGCCGAGGAAGTGGCCGGCTTGAAGTCCGTCCTGGGCTTCGACCCGGAGAAGTCCTTCGAGGTGGACCAGGACGTCCTGGCCCACGCCCGTGCCGTGGTTGACCGCGGTGCAGCCGCCCGCAAGGAATGGGAAGAGTCCTTCAACGCCTGGCAGGCCGCCAACACCGAAGGCGCAGCGCTCCTGCAGCGCATCGAGGCCCGCGAACTTCCGGCCGGAATCGACGCCGCCCTGCCGGTGTTCGAAGCCGGCAAGGACGTTTCCACCCGTGCAGCGTCCGGCAAGGTGCTGAACGCACTCGGCCCGGTCATGCCCGAACTCTGGGGCGGCTCGGCTGACCTCGCCGAATCCAACAACACCACCATCGAAGGCTCGCCGTCGTTCGTGCCCGCGTCCAAGCAGACCGATGCGTGGAAGGGTAACCCGTACGGCCGTGTCCTGCACTTCGGCATCCGCGAGCACGCCGCGGCCTCGATCGTGAACGGCATCTCGCTGCACGGCCGGACCCGCGCGTTCTCCGGCACGTTCCTGATCTTCAGCGACTACCAGCGCCCGGCCATCCGCCTCGGCGCGCTCATGGGTGTCCCGTCGCTGTACGTCTGGACGCACGACTCCATCGGCCTGGGCGAAGACGGACCCACCCACCAGCCCGTGGAACAGCTCGCCACCCTGCGTGCCATCGTGGGCCTGGACGTTGTCCGCCCCGGCGACGCCAACGAGGTTGCTGTTGCATGGAAGACCATGCTGGAGAACCACGAGAACCCGGCCGGCATCGTCCTGACCCGTCAGAACATTCCCACCTACGCCCGCGGTGAAGGTGCGGCCGACGGCGACACGTTCGGTTCCGTTGCCGGCGTCACCAAGGGCGGCTACGTCCTCGCCGAAGCGGCCAAGGACGGCGCCACCGTCCCGGCCGACGTGCTGCTGATCGCTACCGGCTCCGAGGTCCAGCTGGCCGTCCAGGCCCGCGAAGCCCTCCAGGCCGAAGGCATCGCCGCCCGCGTCATCTCCATGCCGTGCGTCGAGTGGTTCAACAAGCAGGACGCCGCCTACCGCGAGTCCGTGCTGCCCGCAGCCGTCAAGGCCCGCGTCTCGGTCGAAGCCGGCCTTGCCCTGGGCTGGCGGGAGTTCGTCGGCGACGCCGGCCGCTCCGTCAGCCTCGAACACTACGGCGCTTCCGCTGACTACAAGCGCCTCTTCAAGGAGTTCGGCATCACCGCGGAGGCAGTCGCCGCCGCAGCCAAGGACTCCCTCGCCGGCCTGCAGGCCTAA
- a CDS encoding ABC transporter ATP-binding protein, whose translation MRSPESPVLSISGLIKDVGPLASLDGKMLRVVSGVSLIAERGQVTALLGANGAGKTTTIECAQGLQTRSGGSISLLGQDPNRAGADLRSRVGVMLQDGGLPPSGRPIPLLRHIAGMYARPQSVDRLVERLGIDTFARTSVRRLSGGQKQRLALAAALIGNPEVLFLDEPSAGLDPQSRQLVFELIGELRDAGMGIILTTHLMDDAQRLADYVYIIDAGRNVAEGTVAQLLQRDPAMESGEHIRTLLFEAPAGLNLDGVLDESVSIRETRAGSYIATGPLTPRDLASLAVWWADHGVMPTSLSLQARSLEDVFLDISGKDIR comes from the coding sequence GTGCGATCCCCCGAATCCCCGGTTCTGTCCATCAGCGGGTTAATTAAGGATGTTGGTCCGCTGGCCAGCCTGGATGGAAAGATGCTCCGGGTGGTGAGCGGGGTCTCCCTCATCGCCGAACGCGGCCAGGTGACCGCCCTCCTCGGAGCTAACGGCGCCGGTAAAACCACCACCATCGAATGCGCCCAGGGCCTGCAGACCCGAAGCGGAGGCAGCATTTCGCTGCTGGGACAGGATCCCAACCGTGCGGGGGCTGACCTTCGCTCCCGCGTCGGCGTGATGCTTCAGGACGGCGGGCTGCCGCCGTCGGGCAGGCCGATTCCGCTGCTCCGCCATATCGCAGGCATGTACGCGCGGCCTCAATCCGTTGACAGGCTGGTGGAGCGGCTCGGCATTGATACTTTTGCCAGGACGTCCGTGCGCCGGCTCTCCGGCGGCCAGAAGCAGCGGCTGGCTCTTGCCGCAGCCCTCATCGGCAACCCGGAGGTCCTCTTCCTGGACGAGCCCAGCGCAGGACTGGACCCGCAATCCCGCCAGCTTGTTTTCGAGCTGATCGGAGAGCTGCGGGACGCCGGCATGGGGATTATCCTCACCACGCACCTCATGGATGACGCGCAGCGGCTGGCCGACTACGTCTACATCATCGACGCCGGGCGAAACGTTGCCGAGGGTACCGTGGCGCAGCTCCTCCAGCGCGATCCGGCCATGGAATCCGGCGAGCACATCCGGACCCTCCTCTTCGAGGCCCCCGCAGGACTTAACCTTGACGGCGTTCTGGACGAGTCCGTCTCCATCCGTGAAACACGCGCCGGCAGCTACATTGCCACCGGACCACTCACGCCCCGTGACCTTGCCTCGCTCGCCGTCTGGTGGGCCGATCACGGCGTTATGCCCACCTCCCTGAGCCTCCAAGCACGCAGCCTCGAAGACGTCTTCCTGGATATTTCGGGAAAGGACATCCGATGA
- the zwf gene encoding glucose-6-phosphate dehydrogenase has translation MPETDNGRNSAMPAGKAGRNPLRDPRDRRLNRIAGPSSLVLFGVTGDLARKKLMPAVYDLANRGLLPPSFALVGFGRREWSDEDFAAEVKAAVLASARTPFDEAVWNQLAEGIRFVRGAFDDDDAFERLGEVIDELDEVRGTRGNHAFYLSIPPKAFEQVCRQLSKHGLAQGDGEKWRRVVIEKPFGHDLDSARALNDIVESVFPADAVFRIDHYLGKETVQNILALRFANQLFEPLWNANYVDHVQITMAEDIGTGGRAGYYDGVGAARDVIQNHLLQLLALTAMEEPISFNADDLRAEKEKVLAAVKLPEDLSTHSARGQFAGGWQGGEQVQGYLEEEGIPADSKTETFAAIRVDIHTRRWAGVPFYLRAGKRLGRRVTEIAVVFKRAPNLLFRDHGEDDFGQNAVVIRVQPDEGATIRFGSKVPGTQMEVRDVTMDFGYGHSFTESSPEAYERLILDVLLGEPPLFPRHEEVELSWKILDPFEDYWASLAEQPEPYAPGSWGPASADELLARDGRTWRRP, from the coding sequence ATGCCAGAAACTGACAACGGCAGGAACTCCGCCATGCCTGCCGGAAAAGCGGGACGCAACCCGCTCCGCGATCCGCGGGACCGCCGTCTCAACCGGATTGCGGGTCCGTCCTCCTTGGTGCTCTTTGGAGTCACGGGGGATTTGGCGCGTAAGAAGCTGATGCCGGCTGTGTATGACCTGGCGAACCGGGGGTTGTTGCCGCCGAGTTTCGCGTTGGTGGGGTTTGGCCGGCGTGAGTGGTCGGATGAGGATTTTGCGGCGGAGGTGAAGGCTGCGGTGCTGGCGTCTGCGCGGACCCCGTTTGATGAGGCGGTGTGGAACCAGCTCGCGGAGGGGATCCGTTTTGTTCGGGGCGCGTTTGATGATGATGACGCGTTTGAGCGGCTTGGTGAGGTCATTGATGAGCTCGATGAGGTCCGCGGGACGCGGGGGAACCACGCGTTTTATCTCTCGATTCCGCCGAAGGCGTTTGAGCAGGTCTGCCGGCAGTTGTCCAAGCACGGCCTCGCGCAGGGTGATGGGGAGAAGTGGCGGCGGGTGGTGATCGAGAAGCCGTTCGGTCATGACCTGGACTCGGCCCGGGCGCTCAATGACATTGTGGAGTCGGTGTTCCCGGCTGATGCGGTGTTCCGGATTGATCATTATCTGGGCAAGGAGACGGTGCAGAACATTCTGGCGTTGCGGTTCGCGAACCAGTTGTTCGAGCCGTTGTGGAACGCGAATTACGTGGACCATGTCCAGATCACGATGGCCGAGGATATTGGCACCGGCGGCCGGGCGGGGTATTACGACGGTGTGGGCGCGGCGCGGGATGTGATCCAGAACCACCTGCTGCAGTTGCTCGCGTTGACGGCGATGGAGGAACCGATCTCCTTTAACGCCGATGATTTGCGGGCGGAGAAGGAAAAGGTCCTCGCCGCGGTGAAGCTCCCGGAGGATTTGTCCACGCATTCGGCGCGGGGTCAGTTCGCCGGCGGCTGGCAGGGCGGGGAACAGGTCCAGGGCTACCTGGAGGAAGAGGGGATCCCCGCGGATTCGAAGACCGAAACGTTCGCGGCGATCCGGGTCGATATCCACACGAGGCGCTGGGCCGGGGTCCCGTTTTATTTGCGGGCCGGGAAGCGGCTGGGGCGGCGGGTGACCGAGATCGCGGTGGTGTTCAAACGCGCCCCGAACCTGCTCTTCCGTGACCACGGGGAGGATGATTTCGGGCAGAACGCTGTGGTCATCCGGGTCCAGCCCGATGAGGGCGCGACGATCCGGTTCGGGTCCAAGGTCCCGGGCACGCAGATGGAAGTCCGGGACGTGACGATGGACTTCGGCTACGGGCATTCGTTTACCGAGTCCTCCCCGGAGGCGTATGAGCGGCTGATCCTGGACGTGCTCCTGGGCGAGCCGCCGTTGTTCCCGCGGCATGAGGAAGTGGAACTGTCCTGGAAGATCCTGGACCCGTTCGAGGACTACTGGGCCTCCCTGGCGGAGCAGCCCGAACCCTACGCCCCCGGGTCCTGGGGCCCTGCCAGCGCCGATGAGCTGCTGGCCCGTGACGGACGAACCTGGAGAAGGCCATGA
- a CDS encoding heme A synthase: MSTASRLPQFAGRLTSRLPRTVDARVRRLAVASLIGQTMLIVTGGAVRLTASGLGCPTWPRCTDTSLVNTPEMGIHGFIEFGNRLLTFALAAVAVLMLVYLWNLRRERRDLFLLALGLLASIPAQAVIGGITVLTQLNPWVVGMHFLVSMALVVIATLLVNRAYGRTGRFASTALPALPGVLRPVSSAVALFSALAVILGVVVTGAGPHAGDANAPRNGLDWDLFSHIHAVPAYLITAGTLFALALVFSRRITGPYRTAVILLLGVTLLQAVIGFTQYYNGIPALLVGAHMLAAALLMSAATNAADVARSSPTK, from the coding sequence GTGAGCACGGCTTCACGCCTCCCCCAGTTTGCAGGCCGCCTGACGTCGCGGCTGCCCCGTACCGTCGATGCCCGCGTGCGGCGCCTCGCTGTGGCCTCCCTCATTGGCCAGACCATGCTGATCGTCACCGGCGGCGCCGTCCGTCTCACCGCGTCCGGCCTGGGCTGCCCCACCTGGCCGCGGTGTACCGACACCTCCCTGGTGAATACGCCGGAGATGGGCATCCACGGATTCATCGAATTCGGCAACCGGCTCCTGACCTTCGCCCTGGCAGCGGTGGCAGTTCTTATGCTGGTGTACCTGTGGAACCTTCGCCGGGAGCGCCGGGACCTGTTCCTCCTGGCTCTCGGCCTGCTGGCCAGCATCCCGGCGCAGGCAGTGATCGGCGGCATCACCGTGCTGACCCAGCTCAATCCGTGGGTAGTGGGCATGCACTTCCTAGTGTCGATGGCACTGGTGGTCATAGCCACCCTGCTGGTCAACCGCGCCTATGGCCGGACCGGACGTTTTGCCTCCACGGCGCTGCCCGCACTGCCGGGCGTACTGCGTCCGGTGTCCTCCGCCGTCGCGCTCTTCTCGGCACTGGCCGTCATCCTCGGCGTGGTGGTCACCGGAGCCGGCCCGCATGCCGGTGACGCCAACGCACCGCGCAACGGCCTCGACTGGGATCTGTTCTCCCACATCCACGCCGTCCCTGCGTACCTCATCACGGCAGGCACCCTGTTCGCACTGGCGCTGGTGTTCAGCCGCCGGATAACCGGCCCGTACCGGACCGCCGTGATCCTGCTCCTGGGTGTCACACTGCTGCAGGCAGTCATCGGCTTCACGCAGTATTACAACGGGATTCCGGCCCTGCTCGTGGGCGCCCACATGCTTGCTGCGGCACTGCTGATGAGCGCAGCAACCAACGCGGCCGACGTCGCGCGTTCCAGCCCGACGAAGTAG